In Sphingomonas sp. JUb134, the sequence GGAACTTGATCAGCAGCATGCCCATGCACACGCTGGTCATCGCGTTGATCGCGGTCAGCCAGCCGCCCTGCACGGGTGTCAGGCCAAGCGAACCTTGGATCTGGGGCAGGTTGGCAGTGAGCAGCCCGTTGTTCAGGCCACCCGTGATCCCAAGCAACGTGCCCACTGCGAAATAGGCATAGCGGCGGCCGAGCGGATGCTCGGGCGTCGCCGGCGAACCCGGAAGCAGCGGCCGCTCGTGCGGCTTGAATTCATAGGCGGTGGCGACGGCTCGACTCCGCTCAAGGACGACGGCTGGGAGACGATCAACTTTTCGCGCGGGAAGTCGTTCCGTTGCGGAGATGAAACGGCCCGCTGACGCGGAACCTTGCCGATCCTCGCGCGTCGCACCGACAGGCGCGGGCAGACCCCCTTTTCGAGGCCGGGCGCCGCGCCGGCAGGAGACAGACATGGCGGAACAGAATCCCGGTAACAGCACCTCCGAACCCGCAGGCGACGGTGCCGCAACCACGGGAGCGGGCATCGGCGGCGCGGACAACGCCTTCGGCGGCGACGGCATGCCGGGCGGATCGGGCGATGCGGCCGGCGGCATGGCCGAGGGGCTGCGCGCCGCGGGCGAGCGCATGCGCGCGGCCGGCGGGCAGATCGCCGGCCAGGGCAGCGAGCTCGGCCTCAGGATGCTCGACCAGGCCGAGACCAACACCCGCGAAGCCTTTCGGATGATGCGTGCCGCCGCCCAGGCCCACGACATGACCGAGGTGATGCGCCTGCAAAGCGAATATCTGCGCGAACAGAGCACGCGCTCGGTCGCCCAGGCCCGGGAAATCGGCGAACTCATCGCAAGCTTCGGCCGCGCCACCATCGGCCAGATGACCGGCAAGTCCTGACGCCCCTGGTCGGCCGCGGCTGGCCAAGCGACAGGTGCAACCGCCTCCGTCTCCCGCTAGGAACGGCGGAATGAGACGGAGACGGGGATGTTGAGACGAGGCGTACTCGCTGCGCTCGCGCTGCTGGGGCTGGCGGGTGCTTCCGCCTTCACGCCCGTTGCTGCACAGCCGCGGTCGCCGCTGGTGCTCGCCGCGGCCAGCCTGCAGGAGTCGATGAACGCGGCGGCCGACGCCTGGGCGCGCCGCGGCCATCCCCGGCCGCGGCTGTCGTTCGCCGCCAGTTCGGCACTCGCCCGGCAGGCGGCTTCCGGTGCGCCGGCAGACCTGTTCGTATCGGCCGATCGCGATTGGATGGATGACCTCCAGCGGCGCGGGCTCGTCGTGCCCGGCACGCGCACCGATCTTCTCGGCAACCGGCTGGTGCTGATCGCGCCGAAAGGCAGCAGCGCTCGCGTGGCGTTGCGCGCCGGCGTCGATCTCCGCCGCGCGCTTGGGCCTCGCGGGCGGCTCGCCATGGCCAATCCCGATGCGGTGCCGGCGGGCAAATACGGCAAGGCGGCGCTCGAAAAGCTCGGCGGCTGGCAGCAGGTCGCGCCGCTGGTGGTGCGCGGCGAAAGCGTCCGCGCGGCGCTGGCGCTGGTGGAGCGCGGCGTGGCCCCGCTCGGCATCGTCTACGCGACCGACGCGCGCGCCTCTGCAAAGGTGCGGATCGCCGGGGTGTTTCCCGCCGGCAGCTACCCGCCGATCGTCTATCCCGCGGCGCGCCTGAAGAACGGGACCAGCCCGGATGCGGAGGCGTTCCGCCGCTTCCTGAACAGCCGCGAGGGCAAGGCGATCTTCGCCCGCTTCGGCTTCTCGACGCGCTGAACGGTGGAATTGTCGCCCGAGGAGTGGACCGTCGTCTGGCTGTCGCTGCGCGTCGGCGGAGTGGCCGTGGCAGCGGCGCTGCCGGTCGCCTTCGCGCTCGCCTGGCTGCTCGCCCGCGGGCGCTTCCCCGGACGGGTGCTGCTCGACGGCATCGTCCACTTGCCGCTGGTGCTGCCGCCGGTGGTGACCGGCTGGCTGCTGCTGCTCGCCTTTGCGCCGGCAGGCCCGATCGGCGCATTCGTCGAACGCTGGACCGGCGAGACCGTGCTGTTCCGCTGGACCGGGGCTGCGATCGCGGCGGCGGTGATGGCGCTGCCGCTGATGGTGCGCGCGATGCGCCTCTCGATCGAGGCCGTCGATCGCCGCCTCGAATCGGCCGCGCGCACGCTCGGGGCAGGGCGGGTGCGCGTCTTTGCGACGATCACCCTCCCGCTGAGCCTTCCCGGTGTGCTCGCAGGCGCCGTGCTCGGCTTCGCGCGCGCGCTCGGCGAATTCGGCGCGACCATCACCTTCGTCTCCAACGTGCCGGGGGAGACCCAGACGCTGCCGCTCGCCATCTATGATGCGCTCCAGGTGCCCGGGCGCGAGCCGGCGGTGCTGCGGCTGGCGCTCCTCTCGGTGGCGCTCGCCCTGGCGGCGCTCGTCGTCTCCGAGGTGCTGACCCGCCGTTCCGGGCGGAGGCTGCATGTCCTTTGACGTCGATGTCGTGCTCCGCCGCGGCGACCGCAGCTTCGCGTGCCGGATCGCGCCGGCACCCGGGCTGACGGTGCTGTTCGGACCGTCCGGAGCCGGCAAGACCACGGTGCTGAACATGGTAGCCGGCCTGGTCCGCCCCGATCGCGGCCATGTCAGGGTGCGCGAGCGCACGCTGTTCGACTCCACTACGGGCATCGACGTGCCCGTCGCCCGGCGGCAGGCCGGCTATGTCTTTCAGGAGGCGCGGCTGTTCCCGCACCTGCGGGTGCGCAGCAACCTGCGCTACGGCGCCCGCCGCGCGGCGCGGGAGGGCGCGCTGATCGGCTTCGACGAGGCGGTGGCGCTGCTGGAACTCGAACCCCTGCTCGATCGCTGGCCGCGCACGCTCTCGGGCGGGGAGGCGCGCCGCGTCGCGATCGGCCGAGCGCTGCTTTCGGGCGCGCGCTTCCTGCTGCTGGACGAACCCATGTCCTCGCTCGACCGCAACCGGCGCGAGGAGGTGATGCGCACCATCGAGCGGCTCCGCGACGAACTCGCGCTCCCCATGCTGATGGTCACCCACGATCCCGGAGAGGTCGAACGCCTCGCCGGGACGGTCGTGGAGATGTAAGCCTTCTCCTGCCCCGGCGTGCCGCTTACCCCCGGTAGCGCAGCCCCACCCACAGCGTCCGCGGCGACGCCCGCTCGATCACGTCGGCGCCGCTGATCCCGGTTTCCACCCGCTCGTTGAGCAGGTTCTCGCCCCGCAGCTCCACCGAGAAGCCGGCGCGAATGGGTGCCGCGAAGAAGGCGTCGACCGTGGTCGCAGGCGCCAGCGCCTCCTCATTGGCATCGTCCTCGAACTGGCGGGCGGCGTGGCGCAGCGTCAGTGCGGCGCCCCAGCCGCCCTGCCGCCAGTCGACGGTCGCCGACACCAGGTCGCGCGGCGTCTGCGCCGGCCGCAGCCCGTCGAGCGCCGCGGCGCTGCCCGACGCCTCCACCAGCGGATCGGTGTGCGACCAGGACACGCGCGCGCCGACCGGCCCCGGCCGGTAGCTCGCATCCAGCTCGAACCCCTTCGACTCGATCGCGTCGAGGTTGCGCCGCACCCGATAGACGCCCGCCGCCGACACGAAGCCCACGCCCGGGAAATTGCCCGGCCCGCGGCCCTCCGTCACATTGGCGATCGCATCCTCCAGCCGGTTCCAGAAGAAGGTGCCCGACAGCTGCATGCCCGGCAGCGGGGTGAGGGTGACGCCACCCTCGGCCCCGGTCAGCTGCTCCGGCGCCAGGTCGGGATTGGCCGCGGTGGCGTCCGGCCCCACCCGGAACGGCCGGTAGAGTTCGTTGAGCGTCGGCAGCCGCCACCCGCGATAGGCCGCCGCGCGCAAGGCGATCGCATCGCTCGCCTGCCACGCGATCCCCGCACGCCCAGTCGCTTCGCTGCCGTCGCGATCGGCAAAGCGCGTGTCGGTCAGCGCCGCGCCCCCGGTGAGCGCGCGCTCGTCGAGATGCCCGTCCTCGATCCGCCACCAGTCGACGCGGCCGCCCAGCGACAGGGTCAGGTCGCCCAGCTGCGCCGATCCGTCCGCAAACAGGCCCAGCGTCTGCGTCCGTCCGCCGGTCTCCCGGCGCCGGGTCGGGCTGCCAGCGACGAAGGTGTAGCGTTCCTGCGTGCGCCCCTCGAGCGCCCGCACGTCGCCACCCAGCCGCAGCGAAACGCCCTTGCCGACCGGCGGCGCGACTTCGAAGCGCGCGCCGATGCCGGTGGCCGGCACGTTATACTGGTCCAGCGACTGGGTGGCGGTGGTGCGGGTCGCGTCGATGCTCGCAAAGCTGCTCGCAAACGCCCGCGTCTGGACGTAGCCGAGCGCCGACCAGCCCCAGCGGCCGCGCCCGACCAGCCGCACGCTCGCGTCCGCGCCCTCGCTGCTGTTGTCGGTGAAGGCAGTGCCGCGCTCGCGCCGGTCGGTGAAGGCGCTGACGTTGACCTGCACTTCCGTCTCCGGCGCGAGCGCGATGCCCGCTCGGATCGCGCCCGACGCCTGCTCATAGGGGGCTGCGCGATCGGCGGGGCCGCGGTCTTCCGCCACGGTCGGCACGAAGCCGTCGCCCCGGGCATAGGCGCCCGACACGGTCGCAAAGCCGCTGCCGCGCACCAGCGTTGCCGATCCGTTGGCCTCCACCGAGTCGCGGCTGCCATAGGCGATGCTGCCGGTGAGCGGCGACAGCTGGTCCGGCGTCGCGCTCTCCAGCTCGACCGTGCCGGCGAGCGCGCCGGAACCCCAGAAGCCGCTGCCGCCGCCGCGGGTCACGCGGATGCGGCCCAGCCGCTCGGTCGCATAGGCGGGGAAGGCGACCCAGCCGCCGAACGGGTCCGCCTGCGGCACGCCGTCCAGGATCAGCAGCGCGCGGCTCGACGCATTGCCGCCGACGCCGCGCAGCGACAGCCCCTGCGCGGTCGGATGCGCCGATCGCGAGTCGGCGCGGCGGAACTGCTGCAGGCCGGCCGCATCGGCGAGCAGGGTTTCGAGCCGATGGCTCGCCTCCGACAGGATGCGCTCGCGGTCGATCTCGACCACTGCCACCGTCGCTTCGGCGGGTGTCTCCAGCCCGCGACCGGTGACCACCACTTCGTTCGCGGGCGGCGTTGCCTCCTGCGCCGCGGCGGCGGCAGGAGCGCACACCGCGAGCGCGGCGATGGAGTGCGACAGCTTCATGGTGGAAATCCCCTTGTGTCCGGCCCGCGCCCTATTGCCTTCGCGCGCCAAGCTGAACCGAAAAGCGCGGGCATCCAGCGAATGCGGGTTGGCCCGCCCGTAGCATCGCTTGCTTGTGCCCGCGGCGGCTTGCACCCATGTAGCCGTCATGCACACCGCTCCCAACTCGCTCGCCCTGATCGGCAACACTCCGCTCGTCCTGTTGAAAGGTCCAAGCGAGGCTGCGGGCGCGGAAATCTACGGCAAGTGCGAGTTCACTAACCCCGGCGCCTCGGTGAAGGATCGCGCGGCGCTTTCGATCATCGAGGATGCCGAGGCACGCGGCCTGATCGCGCCCGGCGGCACCATCGTCGAGGGGACGGCCGGCAACACCGGCATCGGCCTGGCGCTGGTCGCCAACGCCAAGGGCTATCGCACTATCATCGTCATGCCGGAGACGCAGAGCCGGGAGAAGATGGACACGCTGCGCGCGCTGGGGGCCGAGCTCGTGCTGGTGCCGGCGGCGCCCTATTCGAACCCCGGTCATTTCGTGCACACCTCGCGCCGCATCGCTGAGGAGACGCCGAACGCGATCTGGGCCAACCAGTTCGACAACATCGCCAACCGTCGCGCGCACATCACCGGCACCGCGCCCGAGATCTGGGACCAGATGGACGGCCGCATCGACGGCTTCACCTGCGCGGCTGGGACGGGCGGAACGCTCGCGGGCGTCGGCTTGGCGCTCAAGGAGCGCGATCCGAACGTCACTATCGCGCTCAGCGATCCGCACGGCGCCGCGCTCTACGAATATTATGCCTGCGGCGAGCTGAAGTCCGAAGGGACCTCGGTCGCGGAAGGGATCGGCCAGGGGCGCATCACCGCCAACCTGGAGGGGGCGCCGATCGACACCCAGTTCCGCATCTCCGATGCCGAGGGCTATGAATGGGTCCGCCGCCTCCTGGACGAGGAGGGGATCTGCGTCGGCCTGTCGTCGGGCATCAACGTCGCCGGGGCCGTACGCTTGGCGCGGCAGCTCGGGGCCGGCAGCCGGGTCGCGACCATCCTGTGCGACACGGGCTTTCGCTATCTCTCCACCCTCTACAACCCCGAATGGCTGGCGGCGAAGGGCCTCGCACCGCGACGCGAAGCGGCGGCAGCCTGACGCCACGGTCGACAGTGCCGGACGATTCGACTAGTTCTCCTTCACGCATGCCGAATGCCAATGAACAGCTGAGCGCGATGCAGCGTGTGCGGGTCGGGATGACCGGCCTCGCCGTCGTGCTCATCCTCATCCTGCTGGCGAGTGCGCTGGTCAGTTCCGCGCGCAACGATGCGCCGGTGGTGGCGGTCGGCGCGCCGAACGTGGAGACGGTCGCCAACATGACCGGCACCGACAAGGGCGTGAGCACCGCCGACGCCGGTCGCGAGCCGCTCGCCGAGCTCGGCATCGCGCCCGCCGCCACCAACAGCATCGCGCCCCCTGCCAAGCTCGCGCCGATGGAGCCGCCGGCTTCGATTCCCCAATAGGGGCGGTTTCCACCCGCTGACGGACGAGCTCGCGCATCGCCATCCGGCGTTCGCGTTCCCGCGCCTGTGCCCGCGATCGGGCGGCGTTTCCCATTCTCTCCCACTGCCATTCGCCCGCTCCCGCCTCCTCCACGGGAGCCGGGTTCTTGCGCGTGCCAGTGAATCTCGGACCAAGCGGGAAAAAGTGGCGGTAAATCCCACTCTCACCCAGGTTAGCCCATTGTGGGCCAAAGATGGATTTGATACGAATGTGTCAACGAGGGGGCAGCACCTCCGCCGCGAAGCCGAAGCGCGACTGGCCGGCGCCAGCATCGTGAGGACAGCGGGGAAGGCGACGCTGCGCGACCGATTGGGGCAGCGTGTCAGACCGAGAACTCTATCTGAGCTACGGGCTGCAAGCAGTTGACGCCAAAGGGCGAGTCGCTGTTCCCGCAAAGCTGCGCGCCGCACTGGAGCGCAACGCGGACGCTCGCGACCTGCTGATCGCGCGCGACTCCCAGCACGGCTGCTTGGTCGGGTTCGACGTCAACTGGCCCCGCATCCTGCACGCGCGCATCGATCCGCGCGAACTGGCGGTCGAGGACAGCGGGGAGGCGGTGGACTACAACGTGGCGGGCAACGCGTTCGGCAACCTGGAATCGGCGCCGTTCGATAGCGCCGGCCGCTTCGTGCTGCCGACCTTCTTCCGCCGCCGTGCCAAGATCGAGAAGTGGGCCTTCTTCCACGGCCGCGGCAACACCTTCAACATCTGGAACCCCGAAGCGCTGCTCGCCGACGAGAGCATCGCCGAGGAGACGCGCGAGCTCGTCGAGTTCTGCATGGAAGAGAAGGGGCTGCGATGAGCGACGCGCCTCACATCCCCGTGCTGCTGGACGAGGTGCTCGAGGGCCTCGCGATCGAGGCCGGCGAAGTGCATGTCGACGCCACCTTCGGTGCCGGCGGCTATACGCGTGCGATGCTCGGCCGGCGCGCGCGGGTGATCGCGTTCGATCGCGATCCCGATGCGGTGGCGAATGCCGCGCCGACGCTTGCCGAGGCGGGCGAGCGGCTGACGCTGGTCGAGGCGCCCTTCTCCTCCATGGCCTCGGCGCTGGCGGATCTGGGTGTGGTGCCCGTCGACGGCGTGACGATGGACATCGGCGTGTCCTCCATGCAGCTCGACCAGGCGGAGCGCGGCTTCTCCTTCCAGGCGGACGGGCCGCTCGACATGCGGATGAGCCAGTCGGGGCCCACTGCTGCCGACTTCGTCAACACCGCCGACGAGGCGGAGATCGCCGACGTGCTCTATCACTATGGCGAGGAGCCGCGCTCCCGCCGGGTGGCGCGCGCGATCGTCGAGGCGCGTCCGATCACCCGCACGGCCGAGCTGGCATCGATCGTCCGCCGCGCGCTCGGCCACAAGCCGCACGAGAAGAAGGATCCGGCGACCCGCACCTTCCAGGCGCTGCGCATCCACCTGAACGCCGAGCTCGACGAGCTCGAGCGCGGGCTGGAAGCGGCCGAGCGCGTGCTGAAGCCGGGCGGGCGGCTGGCGGTAGTCACCTTCCACAGCCTGGAGGATCGCATCGTCAAGCGCTTCCTGCGGGAGCGCAGCGGCAGCACGCCTTCGGGATCACGGCACATGCCCGCCCAGGCGGCAGGCCGCGCGCCCAGCTTCGGATCTCCCGCCAAGCCGGTCCGCGCCGGCGAGGCGGAGCTCGCGCGCAACCCGCGCGCACGATCGGCAACATTGCGAACCGCCCGGCGTACGGCCGCCGCGGCATGGACAGAGGCAGGAGTGAAGTAATGGCAGCGTTCGGGTTCAAGACACTCGGCTGGTGCCTGTGCGTGGCGGTGGTCGCGCCCGCCTTCTACCTCGTCACCTCGCAGGTGGCCGCCGAGCGCAGCCGTGTCGAATCGGTCGAGCGCGCGATCGTGAAGGCGCGCAACGACATCCGCGTGCTGGAGACCGAGTTCGACACCCGCGCCAACCTCGCCCAGCTGGAGCGCTGGAACGGCGACGTCCTCTCGCTGGCCGCTCCGCGTGCCGAACAGTTCGTGGGTGGCGAGGCGATGCTGGCCCAGCTGCCCGGCCGCACGCCCGG encodes:
- the modA gene encoding molybdate ABC transporter substrate-binding protein — protein: MLRRGVLAALALLGLAGASAFTPVAAQPRSPLVLAAASLQESMNAAADAWARRGHPRPRLSFAASSALARQAASGAPADLFVSADRDWMDDLQRRGLVVPGTRTDLLGNRLVLIAPKGSSARVALRAGVDLRRALGPRGRLAMANPDAVPAGKYGKAALEKLGGWQQVAPLVVRGESVRAALALVERGVAPLGIVYATDARASAKVRIAGVFPAGSYPPIVYPAARLKNGTSPDAEAFRRFLNSREGKAIFARFGFSTR
- a CDS encoding ATP-binding cassette domain-containing protein, encoding MSFDVDVVLRRGDRSFACRIAPAPGLTVLFGPSGAGKTTVLNMVAGLVRPDRGHVRVRERTLFDSTTGIDVPVARRQAGYVFQEARLFPHLRVRSNLRYGARRAAREGALIGFDEAVALLELEPLLDRWPRTLSGGEARRVAIGRALLSGARFLLLDEPMSSLDRNRREEVMRTIERLRDELALPMLMVTHDPGEVERLAGTVVEM
- the modB gene encoding molybdate ABC transporter permease subunit, with amino-acid sequence MSPEEWTVVWLSLRVGGVAVAAALPVAFALAWLLARGRFPGRVLLDGIVHLPLVLPPVVTGWLLLLAFAPAGPIGAFVERWTGETVLFRWTGAAIAAAVMALPLMVRAMRLSIEAVDRRLESAARTLGAGRVRVFATITLPLSLPGVLAGAVLGFARALGEFGATITFVSNVPGETQTLPLAIYDALQVPGREPAVLRLALLSVALALAALVVSEVLTRRSGRRLHVL
- a CDS encoding cysteine synthase A; translation: MHTAPNSLALIGNTPLVLLKGPSEAAGAEIYGKCEFTNPGASVKDRAALSIIEDAEARGLIAPGGTIVEGTAGNTGIGLALVANAKGYRTIIVMPETQSREKMDTLRALGAELVLVPAAPYSNPGHFVHTSRRIAEETPNAIWANQFDNIANRRAHITGTAPEIWDQMDGRIDGFTCAAGTGGTLAGVGLALKERDPNVTIALSDPHGAALYEYYACGELKSEGTSVAEGIGQGRITANLEGAPIDTQFRISDAEGYEWVRRLLDEEGICVGLSSGINVAGAVRLARQLGAGSRVATILCDTGFRYLSTLYNPEWLAAKGLAPRREAAAA
- a CDS encoding phasin family protein, which produces MAEQNPGNSTSEPAGDGAATTGAGIGGADNAFGGDGMPGGSGDAAGGMAEGLRAAGERMRAAGGQIAGQGSELGLRMLDQAETNTREAFRMMRAAAQAHDMTEVMRLQSEYLREQSTRSVAQAREIGELIASFGRATIGQMTGKS
- the rsmH gene encoding 16S rRNA (cytosine(1402)-N(4))-methyltransferase RsmH, yielding MSDAPHIPVLLDEVLEGLAIEAGEVHVDATFGAGGYTRAMLGRRARVIAFDRDPDAVANAAPTLAEAGERLTLVEAPFSSMASALADLGVVPVDGVTMDIGVSSMQLDQAERGFSFQADGPLDMRMSQSGPTAADFVNTADEAEIADVLYHYGEEPRSRRVARAIVEARPITRTAELASIVRRALGHKPHEKKDPATRTFQALRIHLNAELDELERGLEAAERVLKPGGRLAVVTFHSLEDRIVKRFLRERSGSTPSGSRHMPAQAAGRAPSFGSPAKPVRAGEAELARNPRARSATLRTARRTAAAAWTEAGVK
- a CDS encoding TonB-dependent receptor, whose product is MKLSHSIAALAVCAPAAAAAQEATPPANEVVVTGRGLETPAEATVAVVEIDRERILSEASHRLETLLADAAGLQQFRRADSRSAHPTAQGLSLRGVGGNASSRALLILDGVPQADPFGGWVAFPAYATERLGRIRVTRGGGSGFWGSGALAGTVELESATPDQLSPLTGSIAYGSRDSVEANGSATLVRGSGFATVSGAYARGDGFVPTVAEDRGPADRAAPYEQASGAIRAGIALAPETEVQVNVSAFTDRRERGTAFTDNSSEGADASVRLVGRGRWGWSALGYVQTRAFASSFASIDATRTTATQSLDQYNVPATGIGARFEVAPPVGKGVSLRLGGDVRALEGRTQERYTFVAGSPTRRRETGGRTQTLGLFADGSAQLGDLTLSLGGRVDWWRIEDGHLDERALTGGAALTDTRFADRDGSEATGRAGIAWQASDAIALRAAAYRGWRLPTLNELYRPFRVGPDATAANPDLAPEQLTGAEGGVTLTPLPGMQLSGTFFWNRLEDAIANVTEGRGPGNFPGVGFVSAAGVYRVRRNLDAIESKGFELDASYRPGPVGARVSWSHTDPLVEASGSAAALDGLRPAQTPRDLVSATVDWRQGGWGAALTLRHAARQFEDDANEEALAPATTVDAFFAAPIRAGFSVELRGENLLNERVETGISGADVIERASPRTLWVGLRYRG
- a CDS encoding division/cell wall cluster transcriptional repressor MraZ; the protein is MSDRELYLSYGLQAVDAKGRVAVPAKLRAALERNADARDLLIARDSQHGCLVGFDVNWPRILHARIDPRELAVEDSGEAVDYNVAGNAFGNLESAPFDSAGRFVLPTFFRRRAKIEKWAFFHGRGNTFNIWNPEALLADESIAEETRELVEFCMEEKGLR